One window from the genome of Musa acuminata AAA Group cultivar baxijiao chromosome BXJ1-4, Cavendish_Baxijiao_AAA, whole genome shotgun sequence encodes:
- the LOC135672564 gene encoding ACT domain-containing protein ACR8-like, which produces MEWTTCLNEYEKLVIKMDTPRVVIDNAVCATATLVKVDSASRKHGVLLEAIQVLTNLNLSVKKAYISSDGRWFMDVFHVTDQFGHKLTDDSVISYLEQSLVTGNPEIGTSHVREGLTAMELMGTDRPGLLSEVFAVLSDLRCGVVEATVWTHNGRIACLLFVKDDLSGSTVEDAHRIRRIEARLRQVLKSDHDVRGAKAVVATTSVTHPDRRLHQLMLADRYHGHTSPSSSVSVQNCVERRYSVVSVQCRDRPKLLFDVVCTLTEMEYVVFHGTVDTDGDLAHQEFYVRHNDGTPISSEAEKQRVIQSLKAAIERRTSEGTRLELYMEDRPGLLSDVTRTFRENGLLVTRAEVATKAGMASNVFYVSDAGGETADPKAIEAVRRRIGLERLMVKEEQRPRFQSKESADGDEAQSGVGIGLFYLGSLVKRNLYNLGLIKSCS; this is translated from the exons ATGGAGTGGACGACGTGCTTGAACGAGTACGAGAAGCTCGTCATCAAGATGGACACCCCAAG GGTCGTCATCGACAACGCCGTCTGCGCCACCGCGACTCTCGTCAAG GTGGATAGCGCGTCGAGGAAGCACGGCGTTCTTCTGGAAGCCATCCAGGTGCTCACCAACCTCAACCTCTCCGTCAAGAAGGCCTACATCTCCTCCGACGGCCGCTGGTTCATGGACGTCTTCCAcgtcaccgaccagtttggccacAAGCTCACCGACGACAGCGTCATCTCCTACCTCGAGCAG TCTTTGGTGACGGGGAACCCGGAAATCGGCACGTCGCATGTCCGCGAAGGGCTCACGGCCATGGAACTGATGGGGACCGACCGCCCAGGCCTGCTCTCCGAGGTCTTCGCCGTGCTCTCTGACCTCCGATGCGGCGTGGTGGAGGCCACGGTGTGGACGCACAACGGCCGCATCGCGTGCCTCCTCTTCGTCAAGGACGATCTCTCCGGCTCGACCGTCGAGGACGCCCACAGGATCCGCCGCATCGAGGCCCGCCTCCGCCAAGTCCTCAAGAGCGACCACGACGTCCGAGGAGCCAAGGCCGTGGTCGCCACCACGTCCGTCACCCACCCCGACCGCCGCCTCCACCAACTGATGCTCGCCGACCGCTACCACGGGCACACCTCTCCGTCATCCTCCGTCTCCGTCCAGAACTGCGTCGAGCGGCGCTACTCCGTCGTCAGCGTGCAGTGTCGTGACCGGCCGAAGCTTCTGTTCGACGTCGTGTGCACGCTGACGGAAATGGAGTACGTAGTGTTCCACGGCACCGTCGACACCGACGGAGATTTAGCTCATCAG GAGTTCTACGTAAGGCACAACGATGGAACCCCCATCAGCTCGGAAGCAGAGAAGCAGCGAGTGATCCAAAGCCTGAAAGCAGCCATCGAGAGGAGAACATCCGAG GGCACAAGACTGGAGCTTTACATGGAGGACCGGCCGGGGCTCCTCTCCGACGTGACCCGGACGTTCCGAGAGAACGGGCTTCTGGTGACGAGAGCAGAGGTGGCGACGAAAGCCGGCATGGCGTCGAACGTGTTCTACGTGAGTGACGCCGGCGGGGAAACGGCGGACCCCAAGGCCATCGAAGCCGTCCGGCGGCGGATTGGCCTGGAGCGCCTCATGGTGAAGGAGGAGCAACGCCCAAGGTTCCAATCCAAGGAGTCAGCTGACGGTGACGAGGCACAGAGTGGCGTGGGCATCGGACTGTTCTACTTAGGTAGTTTAGTGAAGAGAAATCTGTACAATCTGGGGTTGATCAAGTCATGTTCTTAG